Proteins from a single region of Microaerobacter geothermalis:
- a CDS encoding four helix bundle protein, giving the protein MKDFKTLTLYQKAIALEDEIDEIVRSFPQEEKYRLVDQLIRCVTSIGANIAESNGGQYAGRERYHLGIAFGSANETRYWIERAFRRGYIDRDTFERLDEKAQELRRIMVGMFKRLDQSA; this is encoded by the coding sequence ATGAAAGATTTCAAAACATTGACGCTGTACCAAAAAGCGATTGCTCTGGAGGACGAAATCGACGAGATTGTCAGAAGCTTCCCGCAAGAAGAAAAATATCGGCTGGTGGATCAGCTCATCCGATGTGTCACGAGCATCGGTGCAAACATCGCTGAATCGAATGGCGGGCAGTATGCAGGGCGTGAGCGGTACCACTTGGGGATCGCATTCGGATCGGCTAACGAGACCCGCTATTGGATTGAAAGGGCTTTCAGAAGGGGCTACATTGATAGAGACACGTTCGAGCGGCTGGATGAAAAAGCCCAGGAACTTCGCCGAATCATGGTCGGGATGTTCAAGCGACTGGATCAGTCGGCATAA
- a CDS encoding ParM/StbA family protein, whose protein sequence is MHNRFLIAIDSGKHSTKAIMKEEEGLQRVKFRTLVEEVEDFGADISPNTDLVEFQGKSYLVGEMLDESKMDYRLTKHNLIHQICIYLAIAKLLQKSKRSIAFANICLATNIPLSLYRNDKQKKAYQEFIQNSGEPICKKVNGKAFVFRIHQIFVLPEGIGPVYSNINEFRHKRILIIDIGSLNVNFQEFTNLIPSFQQMITADLGVNLLRSKISDTLTSRYGTTISDNDVERLFRDKYLFLNGEKQEDSKEIIDGLIANHVKEIFNHARSRKISFNNTEVHFVGGGSLLLRDFILDEYPSSIIHTDAQFANTLSFLKILEAKQNG, encoded by the coding sequence ATGCACAATCGATTTTTGATTGCCATCGACAGCGGGAAACATTCGACCAAAGCGATCATGAAAGAAGAGGAGGGCTTGCAGAGGGTCAAGTTTCGAACCCTTGTGGAAGAAGTCGAGGATTTCGGGGCTGATATCTCCCCTAATACCGATCTTGTGGAGTTCCAGGGGAAATCTTATTTGGTTGGTGAAATGTTGGATGAAAGCAAGATGGATTATCGGTTGACGAAACACAACCTTATTCACCAGATCTGCATCTACCTTGCGATTGCTAAGTTGTTGCAAAAATCCAAACGTTCCATCGCGTTCGCGAATATTTGCTTGGCGACCAATATACCATTAAGCCTTTATAGGAACGACAAACAGAAAAAAGCATACCAGGAATTTATTCAAAATAGCGGGGAACCGATTTGCAAGAAAGTGAACGGCAAAGCATTTGTTTTTCGGATTCACCAGATTTTCGTGCTCCCAGAAGGCATCGGTCCCGTTTACAGTAATATCAACGAATTTCGACATAAAAGGATTTTGATTATCGATATCGGTTCCTTGAATGTGAACTTTCAAGAATTCACGAACCTGATCCCTTCTTTCCAACAGATGATTACCGCTGACCTTGGAGTCAATCTGCTTCGAAGCAAAATTTCCGACACATTAACCAGCAGATACGGAACTACCATTTCAGACAATGATGTTGAGCGTTTATTTCGGGATAAATACTTGTTTCTTAATGGCGAAAAGCAGGAAGACAGCAAGGAAATCATTGACGGATTAATCGCCAATCATGTAAAGGAAATTTTCAATCACGCCAGAAGCAGGAAGATCTCATTCAACAATACGGAGGTTCACTTCGTCGGAGGAGGGTCTTTGTTGCTTAGGGATTTCATTCTCGATGAATATCCATCATCCATCATTCACACCGATGCCCAGTTTGCCAATACCCTAAGCTTCCTCAAAATATTGGAGGCCAAGCAAAATGGGTAA
- a CDS encoding DnaB-like helicase C-terminal domain-containing protein, with amino-acid sequence MAVNSHETAIELAKQKIDLMDYIEHATGVKAKRRSKSYVFDPCPFCGKKNHFFVVPEKNFYHTFSGCGKSGTIIDFLMEYEKLTLQEAIKKILDLAGAELPSGVYAKKSRQTHQENGETKNQIPQFDFTEMIEQLHANVAQTTYFKERGLSDQTIKKYKLGFAEDGLNAVQQQFQLFQNHRNFLQMYKYFLPVWNEEGKCHYFIPRIDESSVPQYFESKPSKTFNLPQIPVQLFNDRYLKSADTKLLFITEGIFDALSIEEFGYSCIALNGVTNANKLIALLEEQIDICIDKTFVLVPDNDMAGQNMMQTVQEGFRKIGLSIEICKLPETYKDVNEYLQKDRMGLEKLLTATVKGIQEREFSSDECVASYLDIYCKEIRNAPTVPISTGFPDLDASLSGGIIPGLYVLGAVSSLGKTSFILQVADYIASQGIPVMFITLEMSKKELVSRSLSRQSFVRDHRQAYSAIDFLKGEVPEEIVLSTIESYRNTAKKMRIEDSSRCLHVSAIREQMETFKQRFEKFVVFIDYLQILQSPNNRSDKQTVDFNVTQLKLISRDFDIPVIAVSSFNRTNYHHTAGFESFKESGGIEYSADVIMALQLKGMDKLATISDETKRRENMNQLKAQPIRPIELVILKQRNGISYAKSDFSYHAKFNYFQQVNAG; translated from the coding sequence ATGGCTGTCAATAGTCACGAAACCGCAATTGAACTTGCCAAACAAAAGATTGACCTCATGGATTATATAGAACATGCCACGGGGGTTAAAGCAAAACGCCGATCTAAATCATATGTTTTTGACCCCTGCCCTTTCTGCGGCAAAAAGAATCATTTCTTCGTTGTGCCTGAAAAGAATTTTTACCACACCTTTTCTGGTTGCGGAAAATCGGGAACGATCATTGATTTCCTCATGGAATATGAAAAATTAACTCTACAGGAAGCCATAAAAAAAATACTGGATCTTGCGGGGGCGGAACTGCCTTCTGGCGTTTATGCCAAGAAAAGCCGTCAAACGCACCAGGAAAACGGAGAAACGAAAAACCAGATCCCACAATTTGATTTTACGGAAATGATAGAGCAGTTGCATGCCAACGTTGCCCAAACAACGTATTTTAAAGAACGTGGATTGTCGGATCAAACGATCAAAAAATACAAACTGGGATTTGCTGAGGACGGCTTGAATGCAGTACAACAGCAGTTTCAACTTTTTCAAAATCACCGCAATTTTCTTCAAATGTACAAATATTTTTTGCCTGTTTGGAACGAAGAAGGGAAGTGCCATTATTTTATCCCGAGGATAGATGAAAGCAGTGTTCCGCAATATTTTGAGTCAAAACCCAGCAAAACGTTTAATCTGCCTCAGATCCCAGTACAACTGTTCAATGATCGGTATTTGAAATCAGCAGATACCAAATTGCTCTTTATAACGGAAGGCATATTTGACGCGTTGTCTATTGAGGAATTCGGGTATTCATGCATTGCATTAAATGGCGTAACCAACGCCAACAAATTGATCGCACTTCTCGAAGAACAGATCGATATTTGCATTGATAAAACCTTTGTTCTGGTTCCAGACAATGATATGGCTGGTCAGAACATGATGCAAACGGTTCAAGAAGGATTTCGTAAAATTGGCTTATCCATTGAAATTTGCAAACTTCCTGAAACTTATAAAGATGTGAATGAATATCTTCAAAAAGATCGGATGGGGTTGGAGAAATTGTTGACGGCGACAGTAAAGGGAATTCAAGAAAGGGAATTTTCTTCCGATGAATGCGTTGCATCTTATCTCGATATATATTGCAAGGAAATCAGGAATGCTCCTACTGTGCCAATATCCACAGGATTTCCCGATTTGGACGCATCACTTTCGGGCGGAATTATTCCAGGTTTGTATGTCCTGGGTGCAGTCAGCTCATTGGGGAAAACATCGTTTATCCTTCAGGTCGCCGATTATATTGCAAGTCAAGGCATTCCCGTGATGTTCATTACGTTGGAAATGAGCAAAAAAGAGCTGGTAAGCAGGAGTCTTTCCAGACAATCGTTTGTTCGTGATCATCGGCAAGCATACAGTGCTATTGATTTTTTAAAGGGGGAGGTACCCGAAGAGATTGTGCTTAGCACGATAGAGTCCTATCGGAACACAGCAAAAAAAATGAGAATCGAGGACAGCAGTCGTTGCTTACATGTATCAGCCATTAGAGAGCAGATGGAAACGTTCAAGCAGAGGTTTGAAAAGTTCGTTGTATTTATTGATTATCTGCAAATCTTGCAAAGCCCGAATAATCGAAGCGACAAACAGACTGTAGATTTCAATGTAACACAATTAAAACTAATCAGCCGAGATTTTGACATTCCTGTTATCGCCGTATCATCGTTTAATCGAACGAATTATCACCATACCGCTGGTTTTGAGAGTTTTAAGGAGTCGGGAGGCATAGAGTATTCAGCCGATGTGATCATGGCATTACAACTCAAGGGTATGGATAAACTTGCAACCATTTCGGATGAGACCAAACGTCGAGAAAATATGAACCAATTAAAAGCCCAGCCCATTCGCCCTATTGAACTGGTCATCTTAAAACAAAGGAATGGAATTTCTTATGCAAAATCGGATTTTTCGTATCATGCCAAATTCAATTATTTTCAACAAGTAAATGCGGGATAA
- a CDS encoding restriction endonuclease subunit S, protein MKTYQVVKLGDVLKRNTKQIRIEDNQKYKQVTVRLWGKGVQLRNEVYGHEIKSDSRYIVKSGQFIVSKIDARNGASGLIPEELDGAIITGDFLSFDINKDLILPEYLLWLSRSEWFIEQCVQASSGTTNRIRLNESKFLQIEISLPNISEQAQIIRKIQDAVQIINNIDLVLTEQKQLTENLRQSILQKAIQGHLVEQDPNDEPAADLLKRIREEKERLIKEKKIKKEKPLPPISPEEIPYELPKGWEWVRLGEIGSWGAGATPNRNNPLFYNGSIPWLKTGELNDAFIFDSEEKITELALEKNSIRLNKPGDVLIAMYGATIGKLGILGIEAATNQACCACTPFSGIYNKYLFYYLMSRREFFQNQGAGGAQPNISKEKIINTLMPLPPTNEQKRIVDKIERLFSICEELERCISTSKHESDLLVQSVLRETFQQEILI, encoded by the coding sequence ATGAAGACTTATCAAGTTGTTAAACTAGGCGATGTTTTAAAGAGGAATACGAAACAAATTCGCATAGAGGATAATCAAAAATACAAGCAAGTGACTGTACGTTTGTGGGGTAAGGGTGTTCAATTACGTAATGAAGTATACGGTCATGAAATTAAATCAGATAGTAGGTATATTGTAAAATCTGGGCAGTTTATAGTTTCCAAGATTGATGCAAGAAACGGGGCCTCAGGTCTTATTCCCGAAGAATTAGATGGAGCTATCATAACGGGGGACTTTTTATCATTCGACATTAACAAGGACTTAATTCTTCCAGAATACTTGTTATGGTTGAGCAGATCTGAGTGGTTTATTGAACAATGTGTACAGGCGAGTTCAGGAACAACCAACAGAATTCGTTTGAACGAATCAAAATTTTTACAAATCGAAATTTCTTTACCTAATATTTCGGAACAAGCTCAGATCATCAGGAAGATCCAAGACGCGGTTCAAATTATCAACAATATTGACTTGGTTCTTACGGAGCAAAAACAGCTTACGGAAAATTTACGTCAAAGTATTTTACAAAAAGCTATTCAAGGTCATTTGGTTGAACAAGATCCCAACGACGAACCCGCGGCGGATTTGTTAAAGAGAATTCGTGAAGAAAAAGAGCGGCTGATCAAAGAAAAGAAAATCAAGAAAGAGAAGCCGTTGCCGCCGATCTCGCCTGAAGAGATTCCGTATGAGTTGCCGAAAGGGTGGGAGTGGGTAAGGTTAGGGGAAATAGGTAGTTGGGGAGCAGGAGCAACACCAAATCGGAATAATCCCCTTTTTTACAATGGATCAATTCCTTGGTTGAAAACGGGTGAATTAAATGATGCTTTCATTTTTGATTCTGAAGAAAAAATAACCGAATTAGCACTTGAAAAAAACTCTATTAGGTTGAACAAACCTGGAGACGTTTTAATTGCGATGTATGGAGCTACTATAGGTAAATTGGGGATTTTAGGAATAGAGGCGGCGACAAATCAAGCTTGTTGTGCCTGTACACCATTTTCGGGAATTTATAACAAATACCTTTTTTATTACTTAATGTCAAGACGAGAATTCTTCCAAAATCAAGGGGCTGGTGGTGCTCAACCTAACATATCGAAAGAAAAGATAATCAATACTTTAATGCCATTGCCACCCACAAATGAGCAGAAACGAATTGTTGATAAGATAGAAAGGTTATTCAGTATTTGTGAAGAATTAGAGCGTTGTATCAGTACTTCCAAGCATGAAAGTGACTTGTTAGTGCAATCGGTATTAAGGGAAACATTTCAACAAGAAATACTCATATAA